A single genomic interval of Terriglobus albidus harbors:
- a CDS encoding SUMF1/EgtB/PvdO family nonheme iron enzyme codes for MNPRHIRTTVLFLSTTLSLPLMAQKDGTLARMQGEAPKLTADGVPATVAVQPGTFRMGSDAAPLAPAVIKNFGVMSTRPKHGDYDELPAHKVRISKGFRIGVTQVSPEEFAKFDPKYKAHAATPAYAAGVSWEQAMAYCAWLTKKTGKPWRLPTEAEWEYVARAGGDKIFGDSDKPHDVDEANAFGVENLSVGRPEWTLDWYGPYQPGDQVDPTGAVGSMTRVIRGGGLDWRHTATKTSPDLNVPATAPYFVRPANRASAPPSYASETGNIGFRVVQGPTPTTPHTPARNFFFQTAVKQKDLLGRPALSRAIDTPDMAKPIYRTHEMFPNLNGKTMMGTGWKAGLAQGLGVAYHNSAIQVLPNGDLLAAYYNSPDYEDDPDQTVMTMRRRAGSLEWDMPEPWPSFADAGLAAPVIWNDPAHQSQPNGKVWFFWGFARLIGAQPFAWAISVDNGATWSAAHFPTFPQSIGRYVSQPINSIVRGPDGAIYMPTDSTGRDSDGNGSISAVWKTADEGKTWSDTGGRTAGRHTTIVFAKNGDLLGIGGKNSEIDGRMPMATSHDFGKTWTKSKTPFDELMSGERPSVIRLKSGRLFFVADYNPKPEKHLHKDGAYVAISDDDAKTWTIKSLPQNILTVGYTTATQDPDGVIHIVTSKNKVNYEIELNEAWILDHSAKELSEEQPALANVKSYVDRYPTGKTRATWSAGRSADGRTLLDGKQEFFYPSGKLMWRVDFKAGEKTGEERYQREDGTLIWVKTYAADGTWTWNNYDVKGKCTARSLWRGKTLESSDIEEGPQDKVPGQDKLAAPEGL; via the coding sequence GTGAACCCGCGACATATCAGGACGACCGTTCTTTTTCTATCCACAACACTCTCGTTGCCACTTATGGCGCAGAAGGATGGAACACTGGCGCGCATGCAGGGCGAAGCGCCAAAGCTGACGGCCGATGGCGTTCCTGCAACGGTAGCGGTTCAGCCTGGAACGTTCCGCATGGGCTCCGATGCTGCACCACTTGCACCCGCTGTCATCAAGAACTTCGGTGTCATGTCCACTCGCCCTAAGCACGGCGATTATGACGAATTACCGGCGCATAAGGTCCGCATCAGCAAGGGATTCCGCATCGGTGTAACGCAGGTCTCCCCGGAGGAATTTGCAAAGTTCGATCCTAAGTACAAAGCCCATGCAGCGACACCAGCATATGCCGCAGGTGTGAGTTGGGAACAGGCAATGGCTTATTGTGCCTGGCTCACAAAGAAGACCGGCAAACCGTGGCGTCTGCCTACTGAAGCCGAGTGGGAGTATGTCGCGCGCGCGGGTGGGGACAAGATCTTCGGCGACAGCGACAAGCCTCATGATGTCGACGAGGCGAACGCCTTCGGCGTTGAGAATCTGTCTGTGGGGCGTCCGGAGTGGACGCTCGACTGGTATGGTCCCTACCAGCCAGGCGATCAGGTCGACCCAACTGGGGCCGTCGGCAGCATGACCCGTGTGATTCGCGGCGGCGGCCTGGACTGGCGCCACACGGCGACGAAGACGTCACCTGATCTAAACGTGCCTGCAACTGCCCCCTACTTCGTGCGCCCCGCGAACCGCGCGAGCGCTCCCCCTTCATACGCATCCGAAACTGGCAATATCGGCTTCCGTGTCGTTCAAGGGCCCACGCCCACCACTCCGCACACTCCAGCACGGAATTTCTTCTTTCAGACAGCCGTAAAGCAGAAAGACCTGCTTGGCCGCCCTGCTCTCAGCCGTGCCATCGATACGCCGGATATGGCAAAGCCGATCTACCGCACGCATGAGATGTTTCCCAACCTGAACGGCAAGACCATGATGGGAACTGGGTGGAAGGCGGGTCTCGCGCAGGGGCTGGGAGTGGCGTATCACAACTCCGCCATCCAGGTGTTGCCGAACGGAGATCTGCTGGCGGCGTACTACAACTCTCCAGACTATGAAGACGACCCGGACCAGACCGTGATGACCATGCGCCGCCGGGCGGGGTCTCTCGAATGGGATATGCCCGAGCCATGGCCCTCGTTTGCAGATGCCGGACTTGCAGCTCCTGTGATCTGGAACGATCCAGCGCACCAATCGCAGCCGAATGGAAAGGTCTGGTTCTTCTGGGGATTTGCACGGCTTATCGGGGCACAACCCTTTGCATGGGCAATCTCCGTCGATAACGGCGCGACTTGGTCTGCAGCACACTTCCCTACTTTCCCGCAATCGATCGGGCGCTATGTGTCGCAACCTATTAACAGCATCGTGCGAGGGCCTGATGGAGCAATCTACATGCCTACCGATTCAACTGGCCGCGACTCCGACGGTAATGGATCGATCAGCGCAGTATGGAAGACCGCGGACGAAGGCAAGACCTGGTCCGATACCGGCGGGCGTACTGCCGGCCGCCACACCACCATCGTCTTTGCAAAAAATGGCGACTTGCTTGGAATCGGCGGCAAGAACTCCGAGATCGATGGCCGCATGCCAATGGCAACCTCACACGACTTTGGCAAGACCTGGACGAAGTCGAAGACACCATTTGATGAGTTGATGAGCGGCGAACGGCCCAGTGTCATTCGGCTAAAGAGCGGACGTCTTTTCTTCGTAGCGGACTACAATCCAAAGCCCGAGAAACACCTTCACAAGGATGGAGCATACGTCGCAATCTCAGACGATGACGCCAAGACCTGGACCATCAAGAGCCTTCCGCAAAACATCCTTACCGTGGGCTACACGACCGCGACACAAGATCCGGATGGAGTGATCCACATCGTCACCTCGAAGAATAAGGTCAACTACGAGATCGAGTTAAATGAGGCATGGATACTCGACCATTCTGCCAAAGAACTATCTGAAGAGCAGCCGGCATTAGCGAATGTGAAGAGCTACGTCGATCGCTATCCAACAGGCAAAACACGTGCGACGTGGAGCGCAGGACGCTCGGCTGATGGACGCACGCTGCTTGATGGCAAACAGGAGTTCTTCTATCCGAGTGGCAAGCTGATGTGGCGGGTTGACTTCAAAGCCGGCGAGAAAACTGGAGAAGAACGCTATCAGCGCGAAGATGGCACATTGATCTGGGTCAAGACCTATGCCGCCGACGGCACGTGGACATGGAATAACTACGATGTCAAAGGCAAATGCACCGCACGGTCGTTATGGCGCGGAAAGACTTTGGAGTCCTCGGATATCGAAGAAGGTCCGCAGGATAAGGTCCCTGGCCAGGACAAGCTCGCTGCACCGGAAGGACTGTAA
- the rfbH gene encoding lipopolysaccharide biosynthesis protein RfbH codes for MTDKAAAIRQQILELTAQFHAEAFPARKFTPGTSVVPVSGKVIGPEDICSVVDSALDGWFTTGRFAKDFERKLARFVGVRSASLVNSGSSANLVALSALTSPKLGDRQLKPGDEVITVAAGFPTTVNPILQNRLVPVFLDVTLPTYEIDVTRLEEAYSPKTKAVMIAHTLGNVFNLDAITAFCKKYNLWLVEDCCDALGSTYKGRKVGTFGDIATVSFYPAHHITMGEGGAVLTDKPALQVLIDSFRDWGRDCWCEPGVDNTCGKRFDWQLGTLPCGYDHKYTYSHVGYNLKATDMQAALGVSQIEKLPQFIEKRKENFAYLRNALKPLEEFLLLPVATENSDPSWFGFPIGVKTSAPFTRDQLTRALEAQKIGTRLLFAGNLLRQPAYEGYEYRVIGDLANTDFVMNQVFWIGVYPGLTTEMLDFIAKTMTEFAVSVDEGLKVL; via the coding sequence ATGACTGATAAAGCAGCAGCGATCCGCCAGCAAATCCTCGAATTGACTGCACAGTTTCACGCAGAGGCTTTTCCTGCCAGAAAGTTTACGCCAGGCACATCAGTCGTACCCGTCTCCGGCAAGGTGATCGGACCGGAGGATATCTGCTCCGTCGTCGACTCCGCGTTGGACGGATGGTTTACGACAGGGCGCTTCGCGAAGGACTTCGAGCGAAAGCTCGCGCGCTTTGTCGGCGTCCGCTCTGCCTCGCTGGTTAACTCAGGGTCGTCCGCCAATCTTGTTGCGCTCAGCGCGCTGACGTCGCCCAAGCTGGGGGATCGTCAGTTGAAGCCCGGCGATGAAGTAATCACTGTGGCCGCGGGATTTCCCACGACGGTGAACCCGATCCTGCAAAACCGGCTCGTACCGGTCTTCCTGGATGTCACTCTGCCTACCTATGAGATCGACGTCACGCGACTGGAGGAGGCGTACAGTCCGAAGACGAAGGCCGTCATGATCGCGCATACGCTGGGCAACGTCTTCAATCTCGATGCGATCACGGCGTTCTGCAAAAAGTACAATCTCTGGCTTGTAGAGGACTGCTGCGACGCGCTTGGCTCGACATACAAAGGCCGGAAGGTGGGCACCTTTGGGGACATCGCCACGGTCAGCTTTTATCCTGCTCACCACATCACCATGGGAGAGGGCGGAGCCGTGCTGACGGACAAGCCCGCACTGCAGGTCCTGATCGATTCATTCCGCGACTGGGGCCGCGACTGCTGGTGTGAGCCTGGCGTCGACAACACCTGCGGGAAGCGGTTTGATTGGCAGCTCGGCACACTGCCCTGCGGATACGATCACAAGTACACCTACTCGCACGTGGGCTACAACCTGAAGGCGACCGACATGCAGGCTGCCCTCGGCGTCTCGCAGATCGAAAAGCTGCCGCAGTTCATCGAAAAGCGAAAAGAGAACTTCGCTTATTTGAGAAACGCATTGAAGCCGCTCGAGGAGTTCCTTCTGCTCCCGGTGGCGACCGAGAACTCGGATCCCAGCTGGTTCGGCTTTCCCATCGGCGTGAAGACCAGTGCGCCATTTACGCGCGACCAGCTGACCCGCGCACTTGAAGCACAGAAGATCGGTACGCGCCTTCTGTTCGCAGGGAACCTGCTTCGTCAGCCCGCATATGAAGGTTACGAGTACCGCGTGATTGGCGACCTCGCCAATACCGACTTCGTGATGAACCAGGTCTTCTGGATCGGTGTCTATCCCGGGCTCACCACCGAGATGCTGGACTTCATCGCTAAGACGATGACTGAGTTTGCCGTCTCGGTCGATGAAGGGCTGAAGGTTCTTTAG
- the rfbF gene encoding glucose-1-phosphate cytidylyltransferase: MKAVILAGGLGTRISEETSVRPKPMVEIGGLPILWHILKIYSAHGIKDFIICCGYKGYVIKEYFANYFLHTSDVTFDMKENKMTVHDSVAEPWRVTLVDTGDSTGTAGRLKRVAPYIKDDEAFCMTYGDGVSDVDITALINFHRSHGKSATLTSVQPVARFGGLGLNGTQIHSFHEKPAEEGGWINGGFFVLSPKVLDDITDDRQMFEREPIEALVARREVHAFSHRGFWQPMDTLRDKQYLEELWNSGNAPWRVW; encoded by the coding sequence ATGAAAGCTGTCATTCTTGCCGGTGGTCTTGGCACCCGTATCAGCGAAGAAACTTCTGTCCGCCCTAAACCGATGGTCGAAATTGGCGGCCTCCCTATTCTCTGGCACATCCTCAAAATCTACTCGGCGCATGGCATTAAAGATTTCATCATCTGCTGCGGCTACAAGGGCTATGTGATCAAGGAGTATTTCGCCAACTACTTCCTGCACACCTCTGACGTCACCTTCGATATGAAGGAAAACAAAATGACGGTGCATGATTCGGTAGCTGAACCTTGGCGTGTGACGCTCGTCGACACCGGAGACTCGACCGGGACAGCCGGACGGTTAAAGCGGGTTGCCCCGTACATCAAAGACGACGAAGCCTTCTGCATGACGTATGGCGATGGCGTCTCCGATGTGGACATCACAGCGCTGATTAATTTTCATCGCTCGCACGGAAAGAGTGCAACGCTGACCAGTGTGCAGCCCGTCGCTCGATTTGGAGGTCTGGGACTTAACGGAACACAGATTCACTCGTTTCACGAAAAACCAGCTGAAGAGGGCGGCTGGATCAACGGTGGATTCTTCGTCCTTTCACCAAAGGTACTGGACGATATCACCGATGACCGGCAGATGTTCGAGCGTGAGCCGATTGAAGCATTGGTCGCACGCCGGGAAGTCCATGCCTTCTCGCATCGCGGCTTCTGGCAGCCCATGGACACGCTCCGCGACAAGCAGTACCTGGAAGAGCTCTGGAACTCAGGCAATGCCCCATGGAGGGTCTGGTGA
- the rfbG gene encoding CDP-glucose 4,6-dehydratase, translated as MIAAEHAQAQTFSWQGRKVFLTGHTGFKGGWLALWLAQLGATVRGYALDPCTEPNLFTAARVGSVIEDIRGDIRDAAKLEAAMREFAPEVVFHLAAQPLVLHSYEDPIGTYETNVIGTAKVLDSVRRTPSVRAVVSVTTDKCYENKEWIWPYRETDPLGGYDPYSSSKACAEIVSAAYRQSYFPVAQLGKTHQVAVATARAGNVIGGGDWSNDRLLPDLVRGFLSQKPVLIRRPHAIRPWQHVLEPLRGYIQLAERLLTHDPRYATAYNFGPIEDDARPVAWIAEHMSAFWGDGASWVIDDAPSPHEAHYLKLDASRARADLDWAPALRLDAALEYLVRWYKNWDSQADMHAFTLGQIESYSALSSAKDIV; from the coding sequence GTGATAGCAGCCGAGCACGCTCAGGCACAGACCTTCTCCTGGCAAGGTCGCAAGGTCTTTCTCACAGGGCACACGGGCTTCAAAGGCGGATGGCTGGCGCTGTGGCTCGCTCAGCTTGGCGCCACGGTTCGCGGCTATGCACTCGATCCCTGCACCGAGCCGAATCTCTTCACCGCTGCTCGTGTCGGCTCGGTGATCGAAGACATTCGCGGGGATATTCGCGACGCGGCCAAGCTCGAAGCCGCCATGCGGGAGTTCGCTCCGGAGGTGGTCTTTCATCTCGCGGCGCAGCCGTTAGTTCTTCATTCGTATGAAGACCCGATCGGCACCTATGAGACCAACGTCATCGGCACGGCGAAGGTTCTTGACAGCGTTCGGCGGACTCCGAGCGTTCGTGCTGTCGTCTCCGTTACGACAGACAAGTGCTATGAAAACAAAGAGTGGATCTGGCCATATCGCGAGACAGATCCGCTTGGAGGGTACGACCCCTATTCCAGCAGTAAGGCTTGTGCCGAGATCGTAAGCGCGGCGTACCGGCAGTCATACTTCCCTGTTGCGCAGCTTGGCAAAACTCATCAGGTGGCCGTTGCAACGGCGCGAGCCGGAAACGTGATTGGCGGTGGCGACTGGTCAAACGATCGCCTCCTCCCCGACCTTGTCCGCGGGTTTCTGTCGCAAAAGCCGGTTCTGATCAGACGGCCGCATGCAATCCGTCCATGGCAGCATGTTCTCGAACCGCTTCGCGGATATATTCAGCTCGCCGAACGGCTGCTCACTCATGATCCCAGATACGCCACCGCCTACAACTTCGGTCCCATCGAAGATGATGCCCGTCCCGTGGCGTGGATTGCGGAGCATATGTCGGCGTTCTGGGGAGACGGCGCCTCCTGGGTGATTGACGACGCGCCATCTCCGCACGAGGCCCACTACCTGAAGCTGGATGCCAGCCGCGCCCGCGCCGACCTTGACTGGGCTCCTGCGCTACGGCTCGATGCGGCACTGGAGTACCTGGTGCGCTGGTATAAAAACTGGGACTCGCAGGCCGACATGCACGCCTTCACCCTGGGCCAGATCGAAAGCTACAGTGCACTCTCCTCCGCCAAAGACATCGTCTAG
- a CDS encoding CAP domain-containing protein, translated as MALTFLAPHLRAQSSLAERYLFQALNAERARAGLPQLRWDRQLYVAARYHAQQMVRAGAISHQFQGEADLTERVASAGAHVSVVAENVAMASTAVMIHDGWMHSPHHRENILDPRVTSVAIAVMPRGGALYAVEDFSRDVPTLSLSQQENAVVESLRGLRLNAAASAAARANCAVDSGVVQGSRPLFVMRWTSTDLSAVPEQLKARLRQRRYNSAEVGACPVHGAGGFTTYRIAVLMY; from the coding sequence TTGGCGTTGACATTCCTGGCTCCTCATCTGCGAGCTCAGAGTTCTCTTGCAGAGCGATATCTTTTTCAGGCTCTGAATGCCGAAAGGGCACGAGCGGGTCTGCCGCAACTGCGGTGGGATCGTCAGCTTTATGTCGCGGCTCGCTATCACGCGCAGCAAATGGTTCGGGCAGGAGCCATCAGTCATCAGTTCCAGGGAGAGGCAGACCTCACCGAGCGTGTCGCTTCTGCCGGAGCACATGTCTCCGTCGTTGCAGAGAACGTCGCCATGGCTTCCACTGCGGTGATGATCCACGACGGCTGGATGCACTCACCTCATCACCGGGAGAACATCCTGGACCCAAGAGTTACGTCGGTGGCCATTGCTGTCATGCCACGGGGCGGAGCGCTCTATGCAGTAGAAGATTTCAGCCGTGACGTCCCCACGCTTTCGCTCTCCCAGCAGGAGAACGCTGTCGTCGAAAGTCTGCGAGGGCTGCGTCTGAACGCCGCGGCCAGTGCTGCGGCCCGGGCGAACTGTGCGGTCGACTCCGGCGTTGTGCAGGGAAGCCGCCCACTCTTTGTGATGCGCTGGACCTCAACCGACCTGAGCGCCGTGCCGGAACAGCTCAAGGCTCGCCTGCGGCAGCGCAGATACAACAGCGCCGAGGTTGGGGCGTGTCCCGTCCATGGAGCCGGCGGATTTACGACGTACCGTATCGCGGTGCTGATGTACTAA
- a CDS encoding WecB/TagA/CpsF family glycosyltransferase yields the protein MTKTILGVPFFTGTAEEAVQRMLNGGLLVVPAAPALKDIGTHTAYRDALLAADLVITDSAFMVLVWNMLERDNLRRVSGLKYLRLLLRQPEVRQPGQTFWIMAGNKSANMNRNWLLSEGIEVPDEYVYNAPMYGPVIDDRELLERLEELRPAHIVVTIGGGNQERLGHYLRHRLSYVPGIHCIGAAIAFLSGDQVHIPEWADHLFLGWLFRVLDKPKLYFPRYMGATALFGLLARYRSALPPVEQPIEQNVLN from the coding sequence ATGACGAAGACTATTCTTGGTGTGCCTTTTTTCACTGGCACTGCAGAGGAAGCTGTTCAGCGGATGCTGAATGGTGGACTGTTGGTAGTTCCTGCTGCACCAGCTCTGAAAGACATCGGCACTCATACTGCATATCGAGACGCCCTTCTGGCGGCCGATCTCGTGATTACAGACAGCGCCTTCATGGTTCTGGTCTGGAATATGCTTGAGCGGGATAACCTGCGCCGTGTTTCCGGCCTGAAATATTTACGTCTATTGTTGCGCCAACCTGAGGTCCGCCAGCCCGGCCAGACCTTCTGGATTATGGCCGGTAACAAGAGCGCGAATATGAATCGAAACTGGCTGCTCAGCGAAGGCATTGAAGTGCCGGATGAGTATGTTTACAATGCTCCGATGTACGGCCCTGTGATCGATGACAGGGAACTGCTCGAGCGTCTGGAAGAGTTGCGTCCGGCTCACATTGTGGTGACGATCGGGGGCGGCAATCAGGAGCGGCTCGGTCACTATCTGCGCCATCGTCTCAGCTACGTGCCAGGTATCCATTGCATCGGCGCCGCGATCGCCTTCCTGAGTGGAGACCAGGTTCATATTCCGGAGTGGGCTGATCATCTCTTCCTGGGATGGCTGTTCCGTGTTCTCGATAAGCCAAAGCTTTACTTCCCGCGCTACATGGGCGCCACCGCACTTTTCGGTCTGCTTGCGAGATACCGCAGCGCCTTACCGCCGGTGGAACAACCCATCGAACAGAACGTTCTCAATTAG
- a CDS encoding ABC transporter permease, with translation MSRCIYGARISLSVATSVVILSLFLGLLIGSLAGFYGGWLDTVLNVYLINAFMAIPGILLAIAFVAFSGPGFRNLVAALSLTMWTGFARLVRAQVAAAAQMEYVEAARALGASDLRIIARHILPNVLQPVLVQAALGLATAVLAEATLSFLGLGTPPPAPSWGNMLNDARSHLFDSPHMVIFPALSVMICVVAFNFLGDILRDTADPRRKVRRSAVPLEA, from the coding sequence TTGTCTCGTTGTATCTATGGTGCAAGAATCTCGCTATCCGTTGCCACGAGTGTTGTCATTCTTTCGTTATTCCTCGGGCTGCTGATTGGTTCCCTTGCCGGCTTTTATGGTGGATGGCTTGATACGGTTCTGAATGTCTACCTGATCAATGCCTTCATGGCCATTCCTGGAATTCTGCTGGCAATCGCCTTTGTCGCCTTCTCGGGCCCTGGGTTTCGCAACCTTGTAGCCGCACTCTCATTGACCATGTGGACCGGATTTGCCCGCCTGGTGCGAGCTCAGGTCGCTGCTGCCGCTCAAATGGAGTATGTCGAAGCGGCGCGTGCTCTCGGGGCGAGCGATCTCCGCATCATTGCGCGGCACATCCTGCCTAATGTATTGCAGCCGGTGCTGGTTCAGGCTGCTCTCGGCCTGGCTACCGCGGTGCTCGCCGAAGCGACATTGAGCTTTCTCGGCCTGGGCACGCCTCCACCCGCACCGAGCTGGGGCAACATGCTCAATGATGCACGGTCGCATCTCTTCGACTCGCCGCACATGGTCATCTTCCCTGCTCTTTCCGTAATGATCTGCGTGGTGGCGTTCAATTTCCTTGGCGATATCCTGCGCGATACCGCAGACCCGCGGCGCAAAGTCCGTCGTTCCGCTGTCCCACTCGAGGCCTAG
- a CDS encoding metallophosphoesterase family protein produces the protein MFRIGVLSDTHDLLRPEVLPALSGMKHILHAGDIGSPQILDNLRSIAPVTAIRGNTDTHGPCALLPATEMIELAGRFFYLVHDIAQLDINPSAAGVDCVIFGHSHKPSFEERHGVFYLNPGSCGPRRFNLPITLALLEIDADRITHRLVDLTHT, from the coding sequence ATGTTTCGCATCGGTGTTCTCTCCGACACACATGACCTTCTGCGTCCCGAGGTTCTACCCGCCTTGTCAGGCATGAAACATATTCTTCACGCAGGTGATATCGGTTCTCCGCAGATTCTGGATAATCTGCGTTCTATCGCTCCCGTCACGGCGATTCGGGGTAACACCGACACTCACGGCCCATGTGCATTGTTACCTGCCACAGAGATGATTGAGCTGGCCGGGCGTTTCTTCTATCTAGTGCATGACATCGCTCAGCTCGACATCAACCCTTCGGCGGCGGGCGTGGACTGTGTCATTTTCGGACACTCCCATAAACCGTCATTTGAAGAGCGGCATGGCGTTTTTTACCTCAACCCTGGCTCCTGCGGACCACGCCGTTTCAATCTTCCGATCACGCTCGCTCTGCTGGAGATCGATGCGGACCGGATCACGCATCGGCTCGTAGACCTCACGCACACCTAA
- a CDS encoding ABC transporter permease, with protein sequence MVKAGNIVKRLLITLPVLWLIVTVVFLLIRLVPGDPIVQMLGEGATAADISTLRHAYGFDLPLQTQYWQFLKGVSHGDLGRSVRLREGVMALIGQRYPYTLELTAAAMFIGILFSVPAGIWSAYRNGTRVDRTIGVASLFGLSLPNFALGPVLILVFAIWLGWLPVSGAGTGWQLITHLVLPAITLGSGLAATLTRMVRTSVLEELGKDYLRTDRAKGLPEQTVVWHAFRNALVPVLTVVGLQFGSLLAGAIVTETIFSWPGLGRLTISAISNRDYPLVQGCILAIGVTYVAVNLLTDLTYRLVNPRMRSA encoded by the coding sequence ATCGTGAAGGCTGGCAATATCGTTAAGCGGCTGCTGATAACGCTGCCGGTGCTCTGGCTGATTGTGACGGTGGTGTTTCTGCTGATTCGCCTGGTGCCCGGCGATCCGATTGTGCAGATGCTCGGTGAAGGTGCAACGGCCGCTGACATCTCAACCTTGCGGCATGCGTACGGCTTCGACCTTCCGCTACAAACGCAATACTGGCAGTTTTTGAAGGGCGTGTCGCATGGTGATCTCGGGCGCAGCGTACGCCTGCGCGAGGGGGTGATGGCCCTGATTGGCCAACGCTATCCCTACACCCTGGAGCTCACTGCTGCGGCGATGTTCATCGGCATTCTGTTTTCCGTGCCTGCGGGAATCTGGTCGGCATATCGCAATGGGACGAGGGTGGATCGCACGATTGGTGTTGCCAGTCTGTTCGGGCTCTCTCTACCGAACTTTGCCCTGGGACCGGTTCTGATCCTTGTCTTCGCGATCTGGCTTGGATGGCTTCCTGTGTCGGGAGCAGGGACAGGTTGGCAGTTGATAACGCACCTGGTGTTGCCCGCGATCACGCTGGGGAGTGGCCTGGCCGCGACACTGACGCGTATGGTTCGTACCTCAGTGCTCGAAGAGCTTGGTAAGGACTATCTGCGTACGGATCGAGCCAAGGGCCTTCCCGAGCAGACGGTGGTCTGGCATGCCTTTCGCAATGCTCTGGTACCTGTGCTGACAGTGGTTGGCCTGCAGTTCGGTTCGCTGCTCGCAGGCGCCATCGTTACGGAGACGATCTTCAGTTGGCCGGGATTGGGACGGTTGACGATCTCGGCAATCTCCAACCGAGATTATCCGTTGGTTCAGGGGTGCATTCTTGCGATTGGAGTGACGTATGTCGCGGTCAATCTCCTCACCGACCTTACCTATCGTTTGGTGAATCCGCGGATGCGTTCCGCTTAG
- a CDS encoding hemolysin family protein has protein sequence MIEWILFRGFTVAVLILANSFFVAAEFALVSVRETRLRQLIALARPGAETALALKRSIDDFLPAVQLGVTLASLALGWLGEPVVAEFLLMLLEKATWLNRIPGFEAHVLIYAHGGAIVIAFALITYFEVLLGELVPKALALQRAERIALAVAGPMDVFMRITRPAVNVMNTSARLVLTLFRAPLSGEGAVHSPEELKMIATGARRMGLLPPMQEQVIHRAIELNHVLVRDIMTPRGKIFALPADMPLEAASARIIEEQHSRIPIFDPKAGKEHIIGVVYSKDVSRLMHFRSRMRPYDAGGEIQLKLGQIMKDVLVVPETKPVADLIEELQQRKRQIAIVVDEFGTTVGLVTVEDAIEQLVGELDDEFDVANRAVLESGAGWILDGSVNLRDLETQMRWSLPREEGEQTVAGFLLTQLGHIPHVGESVEFDGRRFTILEMTRQKINRVGVEPVAQRDTAEARAS, from the coding sequence ATGATCGAGTGGATACTCTTCCGCGGTTTCACCGTGGCCGTGTTGATTCTGGCGAACAGTTTTTTTGTGGCCGCCGAGTTCGCGCTGGTGAGTGTGCGAGAGACACGGCTCCGGCAATTGATCGCTCTTGCCCGTCCGGGTGCTGAGACGGCACTCGCCTTGAAGCGCTCCATCGATGATTTTCTACCGGCCGTACAGCTCGGTGTCACTCTTGCTTCGCTGGCATTAGGTTGGCTTGGAGAGCCGGTCGTCGCTGAGTTTCTGTTGATGCTGCTTGAGAAGGCAACATGGCTAAACCGCATTCCCGGCTTTGAGGCGCACGTCCTGATCTACGCCCATGGCGGAGCGATTGTGATCGCATTCGCTCTGATCACTTATTTTGAGGTCCTGCTTGGTGAGCTTGTACCAAAGGCTCTCGCGCTGCAGCGCGCCGAGCGCATTGCGCTTGCAGTGGCCGGCCCGATGGATGTCTTCATGCGCATTACTCGCCCTGCGGTGAATGTGATGAACACTTCGGCGCGACTGGTACTGACCCTCTTCCGGGCTCCATTGAGTGGCGAGGGTGCTGTCCATTCTCCTGAAGAGTTGAAGATGATTGCTACCGGTGCGCGGCGTATGGGCTTATTGCCGCCAATGCAGGAGCAGGTCATCCATCGCGCGATCGAGCTGAATCATGTGCTGGTGCGCGACATCATGACACCGCGGGGCAAGATCTTCGCTCTTCCCGCGGATATGCCGCTTGAGGCGGCGAGTGCACGCATTATCGAAGAGCAGCACTCAAGGATTCCGATCTTCGATCCCAAAGCCGGGAAAGAGCACATTATCGGCGTGGTGTATTCCAAGGATGTATCGCGCCTGATGCACTTCCGTAGCCGCATGCGGCCATACGACGCCGGCGGAGAGATTCAGCTGAAGCTCGGTCAGATCATGAAAGACGTGCTGGTCGTGCCGGAGACAAAGCCGGTAGCGGACCTGATCGAAGAGCTGCAGCAGCGCAAACGGCAGATCGCGATTGTGGTCGATGAGTTTGGTACGACAGTCGGGCTGGTCACCGTAGAGGATGCGATCGAGCAGCTTGTAGGAGAGCTCGATGACGAGTTCGATGTTGCCAATCGGGCTGTGCTTGAGAGCGGTGCCGGATGGATTCTGGACGGTAGTGTGAATCTGCGCGACCTTGAGACCCAGATGCGGTGGAGTCTGCCCCGCGAAGAAGGGGAGCAGACTGTGGCCGGCTTTCTGTTAACGCAGCTCGGGCACATTCCTCACGTCGGGGAGTCGGTCGAGTTCGACGGCAGGCGCTTTACGATACTCGAGATGACGCGGCAGAAGATCAATCGTGTCGGCGTAGAACCGGTCGCACAGCGTGACACGGCTGAGGCGAGAGCATCGTGA